Part of the Oncorhynchus mykiss isolate Arlee chromosome 23, USDA_OmykA_1.1, whole genome shotgun sequence genome is shown below.
ccccctctaaccactaggctacctgccccccccccctctaaccactagactacctgccccccccccctctaaccactaggctacctgcccccccccccctctaaccactagactacctgcccccccccccctaaccactaggctacctgccccccccccctctaaccactaggctacctgccccccccccctctaaccactagactacctgccccccccccctctaaccactaggctacctgcctccccccctctaaccactaggctacctgcccccccctctaaccactaggctaccttccccctctaaccactaggctaactgcccctctaaccactaggctacctgccccctctaaccactaggctacctgccccctctaaccactaggctacctgcccccctaaccactaggctactgcacctgccccctctaaccactaggctacctgccccccccccccccccctctaaccaccaggctacctgccccctctaaccactaggctacctgccccctctaaccactaggctacctgccccctctaaccactaggctacctgccccctctaaccactaggctacctgccccctctaaccactaggctacctgcctccccctctaaccactaggctacctgccccctctaaccactaggctacctgccccctctaaccactaggctacctgccccctctaaccactaggctacctgccccctctaaccactaggctacctgcccctctaaccactaggctacctgcctccccctctaaccactaggctacctgccccctctaaccactaggctacctgccccctctaaccactaggctacctgccccctctaaccactaggctacctgcctccccctctaaccactaggctacctgcctccccctctaaccactaggctacctgccccctctaaccactaggctacctgccccctctaaccactaggctacctgccccctctaaccactaggctacctgccccctctaaccactaggctacctgcccctctaaccactaggctacctgcctccccctctaaccactatgctacctgccccctctaaccactaggctacctgccccctctaaccactaggctacctgccccctctaaccactaggctacctgccccctctaaccactaggctacctgccccctctaaccactaggctacctgccccctctaaccactaggctacctgcccccctaaccactaggctactgtacctgtacctgtgcCACTAAAATGACATGACCACGACATGATAtaaacacgcaaccttctgattaagttgttattgttgtttattATTGTTTCttgacacacagagggagaggtggagaaagtgGAGTGGAGTAAACCGATCATTAACACTGTGGGGCTCAGAACGAGGTGGCTTCCTGACCAGGCTCCTTCCCCCAGTACTcaacaccaggtaactgaccaggCTCCTTCTCCCGGTACTcaacaccaggtaactgaccaggCTCCTTCCCCCAGTACTcaacaccaggtaactgaccaggCTCCTTCCCCCAGTACTcaacaccaggtaactgaccaggCTCCTTCTCCCGGTACTCAACACCAGGCTCCTTCTCCCAGTACTcaacaccaggtaactgaccaggCTCCTTCTCCCAGTACTCAACACCAGGCTCCTTCTCCCAGTACTCAACATCAGGTAACTGACCAGGCTCCTTCTCTCAGTACTcaacaccaggtaactgaccaggCTCCTTCTCCCAGTACTCAACACCAGGCTCCTTCCCCCAGTACTCAACACCAGGCTCCTTCCCCCAGTACTCAACACCAGGCTCCTTCTCCCAGTACTCAACACCAGGCTCCTTCCCCCAGTACTCAACACCAGGCTCCTTCCCCCAGTACTCAACACCAGGCTCCTTCTCCCAGTACTCAACACCAGGCTCCTTCCCCCAGTACTCAACACCAGGCTCCTTCCCCCAGTACTCAACACCAGGCTCCTTCTCCCAGTACTCAACACCAGGCTCCTTCTCCCAGTACTcaacaccaggtaactgacctggCTCCTTCCACCAGTATTCAACACCAGGCTCCTTCTCCCAGTACTcaacaccaggtaactgaccaggCTCCTTCCCTCAGTACTCAACACCAGGCTCCTTCTCCCAGTACTcaacaccaggtaactgaccaggCTCCTTCTCCCAGTACTCAACACCAGGCTCCTTCTCCCAGTACTCAACACCCGGCTCCTTCTCCCGGTACTcaacaccaggtaactgaccaggCTCCTTCCCCCAGTACTcaacaccaggtaactgaccaggCTCCTTCTCCCGGTAATcaacaccaggtaactgaccaggCTCCTTCCCCCAGTACTcaacaccaggtaactgaccaggCTCCTTCCCCCAGTACTcaacaccaggtaactgaccaggCTCCTTCCCCCAGTACTCAACACCCGGCTCCTTCCCCCAGTACTCAACACCAGGCTCCTTCTCTCGGTACTCAACACCAGGTAATTGACCAGGCTCCTTCTCCCAGTACTCAACACCAGGCTCCTTCTCCCGGTACTCAACACCAGGCTCCTTCTCTCGGTACTtaacaccaggtaactgaccaggCTCCTTCTCCCAGTACTCAACACCAGGCTCCTTCTCCCGGTACTCAACACCAGGCTCCTTCTCTCGGTACTcaacaccaggtaactgaccaggCCCCTTCTCCCTGTACTCAACACCAGGCTCCTTCTCTCGGTACTcaacaccaggtaactgaccaggCCCCTTCCCCCAGTACTcaacaccaggtaactgactgATCATGTTTGTCTTTAAggggatacatacagtacatataacgGATAATGTATTGTCCAATGTCTGTTCTAACAGCCCAGAGGCAGTGAAGAGAGACGGGAAATGAAGGTAGAGAGGACGCATTAGAAGGGTGTGGGTTGGGATTCAAACCTGGCATGTGATCTGTTCTGAAGGCAGCGCCagtaaccactagaccaccccaGGCTGTAGTTTGTGCAAAGGCTGTGCTGTAGGATTAATACAGGTACTTGTTGAAGAGGTATCATAGACAGGATGCTATCGCACGGCCTCAATACACCACATGACCAACACCCTCTGACTCTTGTCTGTCTGGATCGCAGGACTGTTTTCTTAGTGCTCAGGCCTGGATATGTTTCTGAAGATCCTTGGCTTCAACAGTTGTGTTCAAGATAGCGAGGAGCTCATTGTTACATCCGAAGGGGGGGATAGGCTTTTAGCTCTGCTGGCTCTGCTTGGTGTCTGTTGGCTCTGCTTGCTGTGTGCTGGCTCTGCTTGCTGTCTGCTGGCTCTGGTTGCCTGCTGCTTGCTCTGCTTGCTGTGTGCTGGCTCTGCTTGGTGTCTGTTGGCTCTGCTTGGTGTCTGTTGGCTCTGCTTGGTGTCTGTTAGCTCTGCTTGCTGTGTGCTGGCTCTGCTTGGTGTCTGCTGGCTCTGGTTGGTGTCTGTTAGCTCTGCTTGCTGTGTGCTGGCTCTGCTTGGTGTCTGTTAGCTCTGCTTGCTGTCTGCTGGCTCTGCTTGCTGTCTGCTGGCTCTGGTTGGTGTCTGTTAGCTCTGCTTGCTGTGTGCTGGCTCTGGTTGGTGTCTGTTAGCTCTGCTTGCTGTCTGCTGGCTCTGCTTGGTGTCTGTTAGCTCTGCTTGCTGTGTGCTGGCTCTGCTTGCTGTCTGCTGGCTCTGGTTGCCTGCTGCTTGCTCTGCTTGCTGTGTGCTGGCTCTGCTTGGTGTCTGTTGGCTCTGCTTGCTGTGTGCTGGCTCTGCTTGGTGTCTGCTGGCTCTGCTTGGTGTATGTTGGCTCTGCTTGGTGTCTGTTGGCTCTGCTTGGTGTCTGCTGGCTCTGCTTGGTGTCTGTTGGCTCTGCTTGGTGTCTGTTGGCTCTGCTTGGTGTCTGTTGGCTCTGCTTGGTGTCTGTTGGCTCTGCTTGGTGTCTGTTGGCTCTGCTTGGTGTCTGTTGGCTCTGCTTGCTGTGTGCTGGCTCTGCTTGGTGTCTGTTGGCTCTGGTTACCTGCTGCTGGCTCTGTTCGCTCTGTGCTGGCTCTGTTTTCTGTCTGCTGGCTCTGCTTGCTGTCTGCTGGCTCTGGTTACCTGCTGCTGGCTCTGTTCGCTCTGTGCTGGCTCTGTTTTCTGTCTGCTGGCTCTGCTTGCTGTGTGCTGGCTCTGGTTGCTGTGTGCTGGCTCTGCTTGCTGTCTGCTGGCTCTGCTTGCTGTGTGCTGGCTCTGCTTGCTGTCTGCTGGCTCTGCTTGCTGTCTACTGGCTCTGCTTGCTGTCTGCTGGCTCTGCTTGGTGTCTGCTGGCTCTGCTTGGTGTCTGCTGGCTCTGCTTGCTGTCTGCTGGCTCTGCTTGTTGTCTGCTGGCTCTGGTTGCTGTCTGCTGGCTCTGCTTGCTGTGTGCTGGCTCTGGTTGCTGCTGGGGCTGTTGTTAAGAATGGGGAGAGGCAGTGATATGACAGCCAAAGAAGCAGAAGCCTTAAGTACTAACCACTGACACAAACAGAGagccacagatacacacagttaTTGTGCCGCATGAAATGCCCCAAGTTAGTAAGACAAGAGAAACCAATCAGCCATTGTTGAGCAAGGGGAGAGGCTGTCATATGATAGCAGTACAAACAGCAAGCTTAAGTTACCACTGAAAGGCAAAGTTggctttcaacaacaacaaccacaacaacaacaacaaccaccacaacaacaacaaccacatcaccaacaacaaccacaaccacaacaacaacaacaacaacaacaacaactgcaacCATAACAACAGCAattaccacaacaacaaccacaataaaaacaacaaccacatccacaacaacaacaacatccacaacaacaacaacatccacaacaacaacaacatccacaacaaccacagccacagccacaacaaccacagcaacagcaacaacaacaacaaccacaacatccaccgcaacaacaaccacaacatccacaacatccaccacaacaacaaccactacatccaccacaacaacaacaaccacagcaacaACATCAACCCCACAACCTCAACCACAACaataaccacaacaacaacaacaacaacaacaacaacaacgtttTTGTTGGTACAACATTACAATTGTATAATTATGGTGATAAACTAACACGTTATGAAGACACCTGAAACAGATAGTGGTTTAACTAACACATTATGAAGACACCTGAAACAGATAGTGGTTTAACTAACACATTATGAAGACACCTGAAACAGATAGTGGTTTAACTAACACATTATGAAGACACCTGAAACAGATAGTGGTTTAACACATTATGAAGACACCTGAAACAGATAGTGGTTTAACTAACACATTATGAAGACACCTGAAACAGATAGTGGTTTAACTAACACATTATGAAGACACTTGAAACAGATAGTGGTTTAACTAACACATTATGAAGACACCTGAAACAGATAGTGGTTTAACTAACACATTATGAAGACACCTGAAACAGATAGTGGTTTAACTAACACATTATGAAGACACTTGAAACAGATAGTGGTTTAACTAACACATTATGAAGACACCTGAAACAGATAGTGGTTTAACACATTATGAAGACACCTGAAACAGCTAGTGGTTTAACACATTATGAAGACACCTGAAACAGATAGTGGTTTAACTAACACATTATGAAGACACCTGAAACAGATAGTGGTTTAACACATTATGAAGACACCTGAAACAGCTAGTGGTTTAACACATTATGAAGACATCTGAAACAGATAGTGGTTTAACTAACACATTATGAAGACACCTGAAACAGATAGTGGTTTAACTAACACATTATGAAGACACCTGAAACAGATAGTGGTTTAACACATTATGAAGACACCTGAAACAGATAGTGGTTTAACTAACACATTATGAAGACACCTGAAACAGCTAGTGGTTTAACACATTATGAAGACACCTGAAACAGCTAGTGGTTTAACACATTATGAAGACACCTGAAACAGATAGTGGTTTAACTAACACATTATGAAGACACCTGAAACAGATAGTGGTTTAACTAACACATTATGAAGACACCTGAAACAGATAGTGGTTTAACACATTATGAAGACACCTGAAACAGCTAGTGGTTTAACACATTATGAAGACACCTGAAACAGCTAGTAATTTAACTAACACATTATGAAGACACCTGAAACAGATAGTGGTTTAACACATTATGAAGACATCTGAAACAGATAGTGGTTTAACTAACACATTATGAAGACACCTGAAACAGATAGTGGTTTAACTAACACATTATGAAGACACCTGAAACAGATAGTGGTTTAACACATTATGAAGACATCTGAAACAGATAGTGGTTTAACTAACACATTATGAAGACACCTGAAACAGATAGTGGTTTAACTAACACATTATGAAGACACCTGAAACAGATAGTGGTTTAACACATTATGAAGACACCTGAAACAGCTAGTGGTTTAACACATTATGAAGACACCTGAAACAGATAGTGGTTTAACACATTATGAAGACACCTGAAACAGATAGTGGTTTAACACATTATGAAGACACCCAATCTACATGAttatctttcttcttcttcttcgtcttcgtcttcttcttcttcttcttctgcttctgctTCTCCTTCTACtttttctccttcttcttcttctcctttcccACAGGTCTCAGGCAAGGAAAGCTCAGTCCCAAGGGAGAGGGACAACAGGTCTTTAGGTTGGCAGGATCAGAGGAGAAGTTGGGCTAGCAGGACAACATCCCACCTCAGTGGTAGTGGGACTCCTACCCAGTCTAACAACTCCCTACCCGGGGCTAACACTAACTCAGAGCCTACCAGGAAGAGCCCTCTACACAGTACAACCAGCAACAACCAACAGCCTTCACACACTGAGGTTCCACCCTATGGTACCAGCTCACAGTCTCCTGGAATCCAACCTGGGGACGACTCAGACTCAGAACCCTGCTGGAGATCTTCTCTACACAGGACCAACAGCTTCCAAACGTCTTCTCCCTCGACGATCAGGCCAACAGTCCAAAATAATCCTTCACACACTGAGATAACCCCCTCTGGAACCAAATCTGCACCGTACAGGAGCAACAACCCTCTATGTAGGACAAACAGCGTCCAACAGAAACCCTCACACGCTGAGTTAACTCCTTATAGAACCAGCTCAGAGCCTTACAGAGCAACCTCTCTACAAAAACGAACAAGTTGTCTTCCACAAACTTCTCCTGCTGGGGTAGTATCACCCCCGGCCCCTAGGACCACTACAGGTGCTACCATCGTCCTGAAGACAACTACACCAGCCTTCTCCTCCATTACCATCGCCACCAAGAAGATCTCCAGGACGACAAGCCTCCCTGGGTCTAGACCTCTGAGCCCTGGATCTAGAGCCCCCAGACCCCAGAGCTACCACTCTGACGAGGCCAGGGTCCCAGGCTATAAAGCCCCTAGGCCCCAGAGCTACCACTGCGACGAGGCCATAGTCCCAGGCTATAAAACCCCCAGGCCCCAGAGCTACCACTGCGACGAGGCCAGAGTCCCAGGCTATAAAACCCCTAGGCCCCAGAGCTACCACTGCGACGAGGCCAGGGTCCCAGGCTATAAAACCCCCAGGCCCCAGAGCTACCACACAAACCAGTCCAGACTCTCCACCACATGCACCTCTGTCACCCAGCAGGACCAGgtccatcaccaccaccccaccGGCAACGACCCCAGCTCCACCCCTGTCACCCTCAGGAGAAAGTCCACCGCCACCATAGTCAAAGTGACCGAGCACAGAAGGATGACCTCTGAACCTGTCAACCGACTGAACGGAAGGCAGAGCCCTGTTTCATCTGTGTCAGGTGACCAACCAAATGATCAGGGCACGGCGGTTCACAGGAGAAAAGCCACCGTCATAAAAGTGACCGAGCACAGAGAGAGCTACAGCCCAGGTCAGGATGCCAGTGGTGTGATCAGAAGCAGCAGTAGACCGTCAGAGTAcagacacagttacacagaggGAGTGTACACACACAAATCCCCGTGGCAACAATCCCCGTGGCAACAAGGAGCCATGAATTCAAACATGAACTCTGTGGAATCACTCCAGAGTACCCCTCCCTCCCAGTACCTTCTAGAATCATCTATGGGCAGGATAGACAGGCCCAACTCTGCTCTGTTCCTGACTCCAAACAAGTCCACCTCAACCACTACAGTTGCTCTGAGGGACCCAGAAGGAAGCAGAGGTGGAGGGAAGCCAATACAGAAGTCTACCCTGATGCTGTTCATAaacccctcttctccctcttccagagagacatccatAGAGAAGGttggtgtagagagaggaggcgaAGAGAGACGGGCTCGGGACAGAGCCAGAAGACCAGCGAGCTGCTATGCTAATGTGTTTGGCCACACTGACCCGACAGAGCCATGCCCAGTCtcagagactgttactgttacACAAGCTGGACCTGGGAACTGGAGCCCAGAGTCTGTTACACAAGCTGGACCCGGGAACTGGAGCCCAGAGACTGTTACACAAGCTGGACCCGGGAACTGGAGCCCAGAGACTGTTACACAAGCTGGACCCAGGAACTGGAGCCCAGAGACTGTTACACAAGCTGGACCCGGGAACTGGAGCCCAGAGACTGTTACACAAGCTGGACCCGGGAACTGGAGCCCAGAGACTGTTACACAAGCTGGACCCGGGAACTGGAGCCCAGAGACTGTTACACAAGCTGGACCCGGGAACTGGAGCCCAGAGACTGTTACACAAGCTGGACCCGGGAACTGGAGCCCAGAGACTGTTACACAAGCTGGACCCAGGAACTGGAGCCCAGTGACTGTTACACAAGCTGGACCCGGGATCTGGAGCCCAGAGACTGTTACACAAGCTGGACCCGGGATCTGGAGCCCAGAGACTGTTACACAAGCTGGACCCGGGAACTGGAGCccagagactgttactgttacACAAACTGGACCCAGGAACTGGAGCCCAAAGACTGTTACACAAGCTGGACCCGGGAACTGGAGCCCAGAGACTGTTACACAAGCTGGACCCAGGAACTGGAGCCCAGAGACTGTTACACAAGCTGGACCCAGGAACTGGAGCACAGAGACTGTTACACAAGCTGGACCCAGGAACTGGAGCCCAGAGACTGTTACACAAGCTGGACCCGGGCATTGGAGCATGGGACATCCTAACCAGACCCAGAATTCTAATATTGACCCAGTGAGGGACCGGGTCAAGGACACTGCTACCAGCAACAGTAGATTAAACACTGGATCTTCTAGCTCTTCCATCAGTGCTGGACCAGCaggcagggacagggagatgtGTCCCCCAGAGAcagagtcctccagaccagagggaagagggactgagagagagatgtgtcCCCCAGAGAcagagtcctccagaccagagggaagagggactgagagagaaggagatgtaACACATCATTCACACCAGGCAGATGCCAGGAGCAGCCAACCACAACCTCCAGCTATCACTCTCATCAAGCACCAAGGTAGGAGTTACTGTCTCACGGTTCCCAGAGCTGTTGATAGGAAATGACTACATATGACTCTGACTgactcagtggaggctggtgagaagagctgtaggaggacaggctcattgtaaaaCTGGAATGTAATAAATGGAACAGGgtcatgtggtttccatatgtttgatgatGTTGAGAGCGTACAATAAATTCCATTCCAgatattacaatgagcccgtcctcctatagctcctcccaccagcctcctctggactGACTGTACCAGTCTCTGTATTAGAGCATTGTCTAAGTATATAGGTTCTctgtacagctgtgtgtgtgtgtgtgtgtgtgtgtgtgtgtgtgtgtgtgtgtgtgtgtgtgtgtgtgtgtgtgtgtgtgtatgtgtgtgtgtgttttgtgtgtatgtgtgtgtgtgtgtgttttgtctgtgtgtctccgtgtgtgtgtgtgtgtgtgtgtctctgtgtgtgtgtgtgtctctgtgtgtgtgtgtgtctctctgtgtgtgtgtgtctctgtgtgtgtgtctgtctctgtgtgtgtgtgtgtgtgtgtgtgtctctctctgtgtgtgtgtgtgtgtgtgtgtgtgtgtgtgtgtgtgtgatgctataGAATCTGTTTATTTGTCATACACATTTCACCACTCTCAGGTTTGATTCGTCCTCAGTCTTCCATGATGGATAATTGAACCGTATTATGTTATTGTATTGTGATGAATCATTTATTCTCCTCAGTTTAAATGAAACTCTCACTGCAGGGTATCTGCATCCGCGGTGGTTCGTTGTCATACAGCACCGTTATCCTGAAGCAGAGAGGAGGTCCTTTctagctctctcgctctctttttctctctttatagctccccctctctctctctctctctctatctctctcactgtctatctctcactctctctctcac
Proteins encoded:
- the LOC118943860 gene encoding mucin-2-like, whose product is MNLRGPSAHPGARRGQDPGWRRSWEPSHWDGLMSEVEVVPRHTGLTGCNPPRQQSARDGGSHSQNLDRCLQELERVQCQTYFKGGSPVSSPGQVQCQTYFKGGSPVSSPGQVSKVELVPPSPPQLTPARTPRPHSAIEGRRQMNEWLYELEKMQSGDYFDGSPTDSPEVEPHPKVHLGRTPRPQSAIEGGSQNLDRWLQELERMENGRYFGNPDRVQRDQVQAPFYDGTASMPTLHKEPVGSGLRHHYQGLPSSPSLCSRDRDLSPCGTPSPCDSSLGSQESLKAGLSSAQDYNGSWERAIIKQAPGKEEAKLSSLTPVRVGWLPIQRRALLRDAPGPGPRHPHLQVNVARQVRLKPAITPTFRKNPVRGNVIKPVVEGEVEKVEWSKPIINTVGLRTRWLPDQAPSPSTQHQVSGKESSVPRERDNRSLGWQDQRRSWASRTTSHLSGSGTPTQSNNSLPGANTNSEPTRKSPLHSTTSNNQQPSHTEVPPYGTSSQSPGIQPGDDSDSEPCWRSSLHRTNSFQTSSPSTIRPTVQNNPSHTEITPSGTKSAPYRSNNPLCRTNSVQQKPSHAELTPYRTSSEPYRATSLQKRTSCLPQTSPAGVVSPPAPRTTTGATIVLKTTTPAFSSITIATKKISRTTSLPGSRPLSPGSRAPRPQSYHSDEARVPGYKAPRPQSYHCDEAIVPGYKTPRPQSYHCDEARVPGYKTPRPQSYHCDEARVPGYKTPRPQSYHTNQSRLSTTCTSVTQQDQVHHHHPTGNDPSSTPVTLRRKSTATIVKVTEHRRMTSEPVNRLNGRQSPVSSVSGDQPNDQGTAVHRRKATVIKVTEHRESYSPGQDASGVIRSSSRPSEYRHSYTEGVYTHKSPWQQSPWQQGAMNSNMNSVESLQSTPPSQYLLESSMGRIDRPNSALFLTPNKSTSTTTVALRDPEGSRGGGKPIQKSTLMLFINPSSPSSRETSIEKVGVERGGEERRARDRARRPASCYANVFGHTDPTEPCPVSETVTVTQAGPGNWSPESVTQAGPGNWSPETVTQAGPGNWSPETVTQAGPRNWSPETVTQAGPGNWSPETVTQAGPGNWSPETVTQAGPGNWSPETVTQAGPGNWSPETVTQAGPGNWSPETVTQAGPRNWSPVTVTQAGPGIWSPETVTQAGPGIWSPETVTQAGPGNWSPETVTVTQTGPRNWSPKTVTQAGPGNWSPETVTQAGPRNWSPETVTQAGPRNWSTETVTQAGPRNWSPETVTQAGPGHWSMGHPNQTQNSNIDPVRDRVKDTATSNSRLNTGSSSSSISAGPAGRDREMCPPETESSRPEGRGTEREMCPPETESSRPEGRGTEREGDVTHHSHQADARSSQPQPPAITLIKHQEPQSHQQSPEAVLALNAAAVIAHIKLQRQLSLRKTTPHDLSTRSPTTPEEGKTLVKDAGGCVRPRTDDNRLDPGETTRTTHHTTQIDVGFIPLNSDSDPETSKANIPSPREALERSRPHFISRSQGRLREMERRAEERREERRSDHQPEETMLMHHRGHSTRTSPLSDNLFRPRDRAITGKEMHLRTRQ